One Phaseolus vulgaris cultivar G19833 chromosome 2, P. vulgaris v2.0, whole genome shotgun sequence DNA window includes the following coding sequences:
- the LOC137812511 gene encoding alternative NAD(P)H-ubiquinone oxidoreductase C1, chloroplastic/mitochondrial isoform X2, with protein sequence MSLIALAAPSSPTVVAFHRGAKQWSALFPRSRGTGSSLFANSLGKRLQLRFFASGNNGGIAEEISEAEKEPANFAWPNSKKPRVCILGGGFGGLYTALRLESLEWPDDNKPQIILVDQSERFVFKPMLYELLSGEVDEWEIAPRFLDLLANTSVQFFKDRVKVLHPSDHWGMNVSKTSRCGGTVHLESGLLIEYDWLVLALGAEAKLDVVPGAAEFAIPFSTLEDARKVNDKLTTLERKTFGKDVQISVAVVGCGYSGVELAATLAERLQNRGIVRAINVETVICPNAPPANREAALKVLSSRKVELLLGYFVRCIRKLSELESSDAFTGVDENSTEVVPASEKYILELQPAERGMQSEIIEADLVLWTVGTKPPLPQLEPSDVPFVIPLNARGQAETDETLRVKGHPRIFALGDSSALRDSSGRILPATAQVAFQQADFTGWNLWAAINGRPLLPFRFQNLGEMMTLGRNDAVISPSFVDGLTLEGPLGHTARKIAYLIRLPTDEHRLKVGISWLTKSAIDSVSSLQSTLYKVLSGS encoded by the exons ATGTCGCTCATTGCGTTAGCTGCACCCTCATCTCCCACTGTCGTCGCTTTTCACC GCGGAGCGAAGCAATGGAGCGCGCTATTTCCCAGAAGCAGGGGAACTGGTTCGTCCTTGTTCGCAAACTCTCTCGGGAAACGGTTGCAATTGCGTTTTTTCGCGTCGGGAAATAATGGCGGCATTGCGGAGGAGATATCTGAAGCCGAAAAAGAGCCTGCGAACTTTGCGTGGCCTAATAGCAAG AAACCTAGGGTGTGCATATTAGGCGGTGGATTTGGTGGCTTATATACTGCTTTAAGGTTGGAATCATTGGAGTGGCCTGATGATAACAAACCACAG ATTATTCTTGTCGATCAGTCTGAACGTTTTGTTTTCAAGCCAATGTTGTATGAGCTTCTATCTGGAG AAGTGGACGAATGGGAAATAGCTCCTCGTTTCTTAGATTTGCTGGCAAACACTAGTGTGCAATTTTTCAAAGACAGAGTAAAAGTTTTGCATCCCTCTGATCATTGGGGAATGAATGTATCCAAAACATCTAGATGTGGAGGAACTGTTCATCTTGAAAGCGGCCTTCTTATTGAATATGACTG GTTGGTTCTTGCATTAGGTGCTGAAGCTAAACTGGATGTTGTACCAGGGGCAGCAGAATTTGCAATTCCTTTCTCAACGCTAGAAGATGCACGT AAAGTCAATGATAAATTAACAACATTAGAGAGAAAGACCTTTGGAAAGGACGTTCAAATTAGTGTGGCTGTTGTTGGTTGTGGTTACTCGGGAGTTGAATTGGCTGCAACACTAGCAGAGCGATTACAAAACAGAGGAATTGTGAGAGCAATTAATGTTGAAACTGTGATTTGCCCAAATGCACCACCAGCAAACAGGGAAGCTGCACTAAAA GTTCTTTCATCAAGGAAAGTCGAACTTTTATTGGGTTATTTTGTCCGCTGTATTCGGAAGCTCAGTGAATTGGAATCTTCAGATGCCTTCACAGGGGTGGATGAAAATAGTACTGAAGTAGTACCTGCTTCTGAGAAATATATATTGGAGCTACAACCTGCTGAAAGGGGAATGCAGAGTGAAATCATCGAAGCAGATCTGGTATTGTGGACTGTTGGAACCAAACCTCCTCTCCCTCAGCTAGAACCTTCAGATGTACCATTTGTAATTCCACTCAATGCTCGAGGACAGGCTGAAACAGATGAAACACTCCGTGTTAAGGGTCATCCCCGGATTTTTGCCCTTGGCGACTCGTCCGCATTAAGGGATTCAAGTGGACGGATACTTCCAGCCACTGCACAG GTTGCATTTCAGCAAGCAGACTTCACTGGTTGGAATCTGTGGGCTGCAATCAATGGGCGTCCACTTTTGCCATTTAG GTTTCAGAATCTAGGTGAGATGATGACCCTGGGAAGAAATGATGCTGTCATTTCTCCGAGTTTTGTTGATGGATTGACATTAGAAGGACCTCTTGGTCATACTG CAAGGAAGATAGCTTATTTGATCAGGTTACCAACAGATGAACATAGGCTTAAAGTGGGGATTAGCTGGCTTACAAAATCTGCGATTGATTCAGTGTCATCGCTGCAAAGTACCTTGTACAAGGTCCTTTCAGGCTCATAG
- the LOC137812511 gene encoding alternative NAD(P)H-ubiquinone oxidoreductase C1, chloroplastic/mitochondrial isoform X1 has protein sequence MLLASQIRMSLIALAAPSSPTVVAFHRGAKQWSALFPRSRGTGSSLFANSLGKRLQLRFFASGNNGGIAEEISEAEKEPANFAWPNSKKPRVCILGGGFGGLYTALRLESLEWPDDNKPQIILVDQSERFVFKPMLYELLSGEVDEWEIAPRFLDLLANTSVQFFKDRVKVLHPSDHWGMNVSKTSRCGGTVHLESGLLIEYDWLVLALGAEAKLDVVPGAAEFAIPFSTLEDARKVNDKLTTLERKTFGKDVQISVAVVGCGYSGVELAATLAERLQNRGIVRAINVETVICPNAPPANREAALKVLSSRKVELLLGYFVRCIRKLSELESSDAFTGVDENSTEVVPASEKYILELQPAERGMQSEIIEADLVLWTVGTKPPLPQLEPSDVPFVIPLNARGQAETDETLRVKGHPRIFALGDSSALRDSSGRILPATAQVAFQQADFTGWNLWAAINGRPLLPFRFQNLGEMMTLGRNDAVISPSFVDGLTLEGPLGHTARKIAYLIRLPTDEHRLKVGISWLTKSAIDSVSSLQSTLYKVLSGS, from the exons ATGCTTCTCGCTTCGCAGATTAGAATGTCGCTCATTGCGTTAGCTGCACCCTCATCTCCCACTGTCGTCGCTTTTCACC GCGGAGCGAAGCAATGGAGCGCGCTATTTCCCAGAAGCAGGGGAACTGGTTCGTCCTTGTTCGCAAACTCTCTCGGGAAACGGTTGCAATTGCGTTTTTTCGCGTCGGGAAATAATGGCGGCATTGCGGAGGAGATATCTGAAGCCGAAAAAGAGCCTGCGAACTTTGCGTGGCCTAATAGCAAG AAACCTAGGGTGTGCATATTAGGCGGTGGATTTGGTGGCTTATATACTGCTTTAAGGTTGGAATCATTGGAGTGGCCTGATGATAACAAACCACAG ATTATTCTTGTCGATCAGTCTGAACGTTTTGTTTTCAAGCCAATGTTGTATGAGCTTCTATCTGGAG AAGTGGACGAATGGGAAATAGCTCCTCGTTTCTTAGATTTGCTGGCAAACACTAGTGTGCAATTTTTCAAAGACAGAGTAAAAGTTTTGCATCCCTCTGATCATTGGGGAATGAATGTATCCAAAACATCTAGATGTGGAGGAACTGTTCATCTTGAAAGCGGCCTTCTTATTGAATATGACTG GTTGGTTCTTGCATTAGGTGCTGAAGCTAAACTGGATGTTGTACCAGGGGCAGCAGAATTTGCAATTCCTTTCTCAACGCTAGAAGATGCACGT AAAGTCAATGATAAATTAACAACATTAGAGAGAAAGACCTTTGGAAAGGACGTTCAAATTAGTGTGGCTGTTGTTGGTTGTGGTTACTCGGGAGTTGAATTGGCTGCAACACTAGCAGAGCGATTACAAAACAGAGGAATTGTGAGAGCAATTAATGTTGAAACTGTGATTTGCCCAAATGCACCACCAGCAAACAGGGAAGCTGCACTAAAA GTTCTTTCATCAAGGAAAGTCGAACTTTTATTGGGTTATTTTGTCCGCTGTATTCGGAAGCTCAGTGAATTGGAATCTTCAGATGCCTTCACAGGGGTGGATGAAAATAGTACTGAAGTAGTACCTGCTTCTGAGAAATATATATTGGAGCTACAACCTGCTGAAAGGGGAATGCAGAGTGAAATCATCGAAGCAGATCTGGTATTGTGGACTGTTGGAACCAAACCTCCTCTCCCTCAGCTAGAACCTTCAGATGTACCATTTGTAATTCCACTCAATGCTCGAGGACAGGCTGAAACAGATGAAACACTCCGTGTTAAGGGTCATCCCCGGATTTTTGCCCTTGGCGACTCGTCCGCATTAAGGGATTCAAGTGGACGGATACTTCCAGCCACTGCACAG GTTGCATTTCAGCAAGCAGACTTCACTGGTTGGAATCTGTGGGCTGCAATCAATGGGCGTCCACTTTTGCCATTTAG GTTTCAGAATCTAGGTGAGATGATGACCCTGGGAAGAAATGATGCTGTCATTTCTCCGAGTTTTGTTGATGGATTGACATTAGAAGGACCTCTTGGTCATACTG CAAGGAAGATAGCTTATTTGATCAGGTTACCAACAGATGAACATAGGCTTAAAGTGGGGATTAGCTGGCTTACAAAATCTGCGATTGATTCAGTGTCATCGCTGCAAAGTACCTTGTACAAGGTCCTTTCAGGCTCATAG